The Methanofervidicoccus sp. A16 genome has a segment encoding these proteins:
- the pgi gene encoding glucose-6-phosphate isomerase, with product MKSYFNYINVMKERLGDEGISLEDIESMEDITEISYSRTMERYERGELGFMEVIYNDVKQYRLSDRYRDFKYILVIGMGGSILGTQMVYEGVKGIYANELNSKKVFFLDNSDPELLHSILNIVDLRETLVFVVSKSGNTVETLANFFILRERMKEVGCKGDNVVIISSGGMLKEIGEREGYKMFEIPENVVGRFSVLSSVGLVPLSCMDVDIDKLVSGARDMDKLCRREDVFKNPALMNALIHYIFLNRGRSVSVIMPYIERLYRFDMWYRQLWAESLGKDGKGQTPVAALGAKDQHSQLQLYLDGPKDKIVTFIKVRRFNGDFTIRYKGHYLDGHSLSQLINFQQLGTERALTSRGVPNVSIVLKELDEYSLGKLIYMYEMTTAFMGEMLGVNAFDQPAVEEGKRITRELLEGKGNGEEVVEDYIIEI from the coding sequence ATGAAGAGTTATTTTAACTACATCAACGTTATGAAGGAGAGATTAGGTGATGAAGGTATATCCCTAGAGGATATAGAGAGTATGGAGGATATTACTGAAATATCTTACAGTAGGACTATGGAGAGGTACGAGAGGGGAGAGTTAGGGTTTATGGAGGTAATATATAACGATGTTAAACAATACCGTCTAAGTGATAGATACAGGGATTTTAAGTATATCCTCGTTATTGGAATGGGTGGATCTATCTTAGGTACCCAGATGGTGTATGAAGGTGTTAAGGGCATCTATGCCAACGAGTTAAACTCTAAGAAGGTTTTCTTTTTGGACAACTCAGATCCTGAATTACTTCACAGTATCCTTAATATAGTGGATCTCAGGGAGACTTTAGTATTTGTAGTAAGTAAATCTGGGAACACCGTGGAAACCCTTGCAAACTTCTTTATACTTAGGGAGAGGATGAAGGAGGTAGGGTGTAAGGGGGATAACGTTGTTATAATCTCAAGTGGAGGTATGTTGAAGGAGATAGGGGAGAGGGAGGGCTATAAGATGTTTGAAATACCTGAGAATGTTGTAGGTAGGTTCTCTGTACTCTCCTCCGTCGGACTAGTTCCACTGTCCTGTATGGATGTGGATATTGATAAGTTAGTATCTGGGGCTAGGGATATGGATAAACTTTGTAGGAGGGAGGATGTATTTAAGAACCCTGCCCTTATGAATGCCTTAATTCACTATATATTTTTAAATAGGGGGAGGAGTGTCTCGGTGATTATGCCCTATATAGAGAGGCTCTACAGGTTTGATATGTGGTATAGGCAGTTGTGGGCTGAGAGTCTTGGGAAGGATGGGAAGGGACAGACACCTGTGGCGGCGTTGGGGGCTAAGGATCAGCACTCCCAACTTCAACTCTACTTAGATGGTCCAAAGGATAAGATAGTTACATTTATAAAGGTTAGGAGGTTTAATGGGGACTTTACTATAAGGTATAAAGGGCACTATCTCGATGGACATAGTTTGTCCCAGTTGATAAACTTCCAACAGTTGGGAACTGAGAGGGCTTTAACCTCTAGGGGAGTACCTAATGTCTCCATAGTACTTAAGGAGTTAGATGAGTACTCCCTTGGGAAGTTGATATACATGTACGAGATGACAACCGCCTTTATGGGGGAGATGTTAGGGGTTAATGCCTTCGATCAGCCTGCAGTGGAGGAGGGGAAGAGGATAACAAGGGAGTTATTGGAGGGGAAGGGTAATGGGGAGGAGGTAGTTGAAGATTATATTATCGAAATATAG
- a CDS encoding NAD(P)/FAD-dependent oxidoreductase — MRTVVIGSGAGGLTTASTIRRYNKDMEIVVITKEKYVAYSPCAIPYVIAGEIPSFQDIVMHTPEDYRKNKNIEIITESTVVDIDSENKNVIYYDKDRNKNTLKYDYLVIATGGETFIPPIEGKDLEGVFKVKTIEDGMKIKDYAEKSKSATVIGAGAIGLEMAYALKKLGLKVTVVEMAPQVLPRALDIDMAKIVLKYLKDLGIEVILEKPVSKILGDENNRVKGVVVGEKSYSCDMVVMATGTRPNLELGRKAGCEIGRLAIKVNSKMETSVPNIYAVGDCVETVDFITKQVTLSPFGSTAVRQGKVAGRNIAGIPSEFKPVLNAMVSKIGDLEIGGTGISELRAHQNRLEVVVGKAKALTRARYYPGGKPIYVKLIFDMNKTLIGCQIVGGERVSERIDAMSLGILKGVTCEELVNMEFSYAPPVSMVVDPIVLAAEDAWEKFRKLE, encoded by the coding sequence ATGAGAACTGTAGTTATAGGAAGTGGAGCAGGAGGATTAACTACAGCATCCACTATAAGAAGATACAACAAAGATATGGAGATAGTGGTTATTACAAAGGAGAAATATGTGGCCTACTCACCCTGTGCTATACCCTACGTTATAGCCGGGGAAATACCTTCATTCCAGGATATAGTAATGCACACACCTGAGGACTACAGGAAAAACAAAAACATAGAGATAATTACAGAATCCACTGTTGTAGATATAGACTCCGAAAATAAAAATGTGATCTACTACGACAAAGATAGAAACAAAAATACCCTAAAATACGACTACCTCGTTATTGCAACAGGAGGAGAAACTTTTATTCCTCCCATAGAAGGAAAGGATTTAGAGGGCGTATTTAAGGTAAAAACCATCGAGGATGGGATGAAGATAAAGGATTACGCCGAAAAGTCCAAGAGTGCCACTGTTATAGGTGCTGGTGCCATAGGTCTCGAGATGGCCTACGCACTGAAAAAGTTAGGTCTTAAGGTAACTGTTGTTGAAATGGCTCCCCAGGTACTACCAAGGGCCTTGGATATAGATATGGCAAAGATAGTCCTAAAGTATCTTAAGGATCTAGGTATAGAGGTTATATTGGAAAAACCTGTTAGTAAGATCCTTGGAGATGAGAACAATAGAGTAAAGGGGGTTGTAGTAGGAGAGAAGTCCTACAGTTGTGATATGGTGGTAATGGCTACAGGAACGAGGCCAAATTTAGAACTAGGTAGAAAGGCTGGATGTGAAATAGGGAGACTTGCCATAAAGGTAAACAGTAAGATGGAAACCTCTGTTCCAAACATCTACGCAGTGGGAGACTGTGTAGAAACAGTGGATTTCATAACAAAACAGGTAACACTCTCGCCCTTTGGATCAACTGCAGTGAGACAGGGTAAGGTGGCAGGAAGAAATATCGCCGGTATTCCTTCAGAGTTTAAACCTGTTTTAAACGCCATGGTGTCTAAGATAGGAGATTTAGAGATAGGAGGTACTGGTATAAGTGAACTTAGGGCTCATCAGAATAGATTGGAGGTAGTAGTAGGTAAGGCAAAGGCCCTCACAAGGGCTAGGTACTACCCTGGAGGAAAACCTATATATGTAAAGTTAATCTTCGACATGAATAAAACCCTCATAGGTTGCCAGATAGTTGGAGGAGAGAGAGTATCTGAGAGAATAGACGCCATGTCCCTTGG
- a CDS encoding PRC-barrel domain-containing protein, whose product MTKIPFRELCGKSIIGNMGGIIGKVTDVVFDENTGKIISLDIEPSENSPIPSSDEYYKLIPFKIVLGIKDVVVIDESKINSVKIISKEEEEE is encoded by the coding sequence ATGACTAAGATACCCTTTAGAGAACTCTGTGGAAAATCTATAATAGGTAATATGGGAGGTATCATAGGAAAGGTAACAGATGTTGTCTTCGACGAAAATACTGGAAAAATAATCTCTTTAGATATAGAACCTTCAGAAAATAGCCCAATACCTTCCTCAGATGAGTACTATAAATTGATACCCTTTAAGATAGTTTTAGGTATAAAAGATGTAGTAGTAATTGATGAAAGTAAAATAAACAGTGTTAAAATAATAAGTAAAGAAGAGGAAGAGGAGTAA
- a CDS encoding GMP synthase subunit A codes for MILIINNGGQYVHRIHRSLRYLGVPSKVVPNTISPEDIGEEVKGIILSGGPDIERASKCIDIILNAKVPILGICLGHQLICKAYGGVVGRAEMEEYAYTKIYVKEENDIFKNVPREFTAWASHRDEVKVPPKDFKVLAYSDICSVEAMKHKEKPIYGVQFHPEVSHTEYGPEILKNFCNVCRVD; via the coding sequence ATGATTTTGATAATAAACAATGGAGGTCAGTACGTTCATAGAATACATAGAAGTTTGAGATACTTAGGGGTGCCCTCAAAGGTAGTTCCTAATACTATATCTCCCGAAGATATTGGAGAAGAGGTAAAAGGGATTATACTAAGTGGAGGGCCAGATATCGAGAGGGCTTCGAAGTGTATAGATATTATCTTGAATGCAAAGGTTCCAATACTAGGTATATGTTTGGGGCATCAGTTGATATGTAAGGCCTATGGTGGAGTAGTTGGAAGGGCGGAGATGGAGGAGTACGCATACACTAAGATATACGTAAAGGAGGAGAACGATATATTTAAGAATGTTCCAAGGGAATTTACAGCCTGGGCCTCCCACAGGGATGAGGTTAAAGTACCACCTAAGGATTTCAAAGTTTTAGCATACTCTGATATCTGTAGCGTGGAGGCTATGAAACATAAGGAGAAACCTATATATGGCGTACAATTCCATCCAGAGGTCTCCCATACCGAGTATGGTCCAGAGATCTTGAAAAACTTCTGTAATGTTTGTAGAGTAGATTAA
- a CDS encoding chorismate pyruvate-lyase family protein: MVLKPYRIINELSKKYSLRNEEKMLLGTDGSVTNLLEILFNDEITVETISQKIVDGINYRSVILKIKDTPLVYATSKIPLKSIEDKTLRDNIKRDLLSADIPIGKILKIHNLETRREIVDISCKEVEESVRRYLNTEKRVLPQRTYHIIYKSKVLMEITEIFNVGEHL; encoded by the coding sequence ATGGTGTTAAAACCTTACAGAATTATAAATGAGTTATCTAAAAAGTATTCTCTTAGAAACGAGGAGAAGATGCTCTTAGGTACCGACGGAAGTGTTACTAACCTACTGGAGATTCTCTTCAACGATGAGATCACTGTGGAAACCATCAGTCAGAAAATAGTAGACGGTATAAACTACAGAAGTGTAATACTTAAGATTAAAGATACTCCCTTAGTATACGCCACCTCAAAGATCCCCCTGAAGAGTATCGAGGACAAAACATTAAGGGACAACATTAAGAGGGATCTACTATCTGCAGATATTCCTATCGGTAAGATCTTGAAAATACATAACTTGGAAACTCGGCGGGAGATAGTAGATATATCCTGTAAAGAGGTAGAAGAATCCGTTAGAAGGTACCTAAATACAGAGAAAAGAGTTCTTCCCCAGAGAACATACCATATTATATATAAGAGTAAGGTACTTATGGAGATCACTGAAATATTTAATGTTGGAGAACACCTATAA
- the cdhA gene encoding CO dehydrogenase/acetyl-CoA synthase complex subunit alpha — MVKFMRVERDIKRAIAPTILSKNLKIKGNITVKELIEETDKELKLEGPNPMPKVTDLRYWDFKLLNRYQPFYMPICDMCCLCTYGKCDLSKGKKGACGIDMKLQQARTVLLACCIGTACHAAHCRHLVDTLIKKLGKDYPIDLGNSIEVEAPIIRTVTGMRVKTLGDLKKVLEYCEEQLTHLLSATHTGQEGDVLDFESKALHAGMLDDVVREVGDIAQIVGYRMPKGDIETPVVDMGINCIDTNKPVILCIGHNVVPSTYIIDYMEEKGLEEEIEVCGICCTALDATRYSSDAKIVGPLSRQLMFIRSGVADVIVVDEQCIRVDILEEAKKTGSVVIATNDKMCLGLEDLSHLSEDEIINRILREGAGLVLDESKVGKVAVELARILFKSRRGMKERCLPGLEGIRALANKCTECGWCNRVCPNSFDVMESIIDAKEGRFEKLADLYKRCYSCGRCESECERDLPLVSMITKVGELYHSLEFRVRAGRGPIQDVEIRKVGAPIVFGEIPGVVAFAGCTNYPNGEEELALMAKELLERKYIVVAAGCASMSIGMWKDKDGKTLYEKYPGEFKAGGLINAGPCLSNCHVSGAAIKIANIFAKLPLEGNFAQVADYILNRVGAVGVAWGAMSQKAAAIATGFNRWGIPIIVGPHGIKYRRLYLSDGEDFEVYDKKLKKVIKIDPTPEHLITAAENFKECLCMIPKLCMRPNDGNKGRSMKVYHYVTLYEKYFDCMPPDLEKFIRTERDIPFMLKDKIMGYLKEKGWEPRKEIPQEPTLLY; from the coding sequence CTGGTGAAGTTTATGAGAGTTGAAAGAGACATAAAGAGGGCAATCGCTCCTACCATTCTATCTAAAAATCTGAAAATTAAGGGAAATATCACTGTAAAAGAACTTATAGAGGAGACTGATAAAGAATTGAAACTAGAAGGTCCCAACCCTATGCCCAAGGTAACAGATCTAAGATACTGGGACTTTAAACTCCTAAATAGGTACCAGCCCTTCTATATGCCCATCTGTGATATGTGTTGCCTCTGTACATATGGAAAGTGTGATCTAAGTAAGGGAAAGAAGGGGGCCTGTGGAATTGATATGAAACTACAACAGGCTAGGACAGTACTACTGGCATGCTGTATTGGAACTGCCTGTCACGCTGCACACTGTAGACATCTGGTAGATACTCTGATAAAGAAGTTAGGAAAGGACTATCCTATCGATCTCGGCAACAGTATAGAGGTGGAGGCCCCTATAATAAGAACTGTAACAGGAATGAGGGTTAAAACCCTTGGAGATTTAAAGAAGGTTTTAGAGTACTGTGAAGAGCAACTTACCCATCTACTCTCTGCCACCCATACAGGACAGGAGGGGGATGTACTAGACTTTGAAAGTAAGGCACTCCATGCAGGTATGTTAGATGATGTAGTTAGGGAGGTTGGAGATATAGCCCAAATAGTTGGGTATCGTATGCCTAAGGGAGATATTGAGACACCTGTTGTAGATATGGGCATAAATTGTATAGATACTAATAAGCCTGTAATCCTCTGTATTGGACACAATGTAGTACCTAGTACTTACATAATAGACTATATGGAAGAGAAGGGGTTGGAGGAGGAGATAGAGGTCTGTGGTATATGTTGTACCGCACTGGATGCCACCAGATACAGTAGTGATGCTAAGATAGTAGGGCCACTATCTAGGCAGTTGATGTTTATAAGGAGTGGGGTTGCAGATGTAATTGTAGTAGATGAGCAGTGTATAAGAGTGGATATCCTAGAAGAGGCGAAGAAAACAGGATCTGTGGTAATTGCCACCAACGACAAGATGTGTCTAGGTTTAGAAGATCTCTCCCATCTAAGTGAGGACGAGATCATAAATAGGATACTAAGGGAGGGGGCTGGGCTGGTTTTAGATGAGAGTAAGGTAGGAAAGGTGGCAGTTGAACTTGCAAGGATATTATTTAAGAGTAGAAGAGGTATGAAGGAGAGATGTCTCCCAGGTCTAGAGGGAATAAGGGCACTTGCAAATAAGTGTACAGAGTGTGGTTGGTGTAATAGGGTATGTCCCAACTCCTTCGATGTGATGGAGAGTATAATTGATGCCAAGGAGGGTAGATTTGAAAAACTTGCAGATCTCTATAAAAGGTGCTACAGTTGTGGAAGGTGTGAAAGTGAGTGTGAGAGGGATCTGCCCCTTGTATCTATGATAACAAAGGTTGGAGAACTCTATCACAGTTTAGAATTTAGAGTAAGGGCAGGTAGGGGGCCAATACAGGATGTGGAGATCAGAAAGGTAGGGGCACCGATAGTTTTCGGTGAGATCCCTGGAGTTGTTGCATTTGCAGGATGTACTAACTATCCAAATGGGGAGGAGGAGTTGGCACTGATGGCAAAGGAGTTACTTGAGAGGAAGTATATAGTAGTCGCCGCAGGATGTGCCTCTATGTCCATAGGGATGTGGAAGGATAAGGACGGTAAAACACTGTATGAGAAGTACCCCGGGGAGTTCAAGGCTGGGGGACTGATCAATGCAGGTCCATGTCTATCCAACTGTCATGTAAGTGGTGCCGCCATAAAGATCGCAAACATCTTCGCCAAGTTGCCATTGGAGGGCAACTTCGCCCAGGTTGCAGATTACATATTAAATAGAGTTGGAGCCGTTGGTGTTGCCTGGGGTGCCATGAGTCAGAAGGCTGCAGCAATTGCAACAGGGTTCAACAGATGGGGGATACCAATAATAGTTGGACCTCACGGTATAAAGTATAGGAGACTGTACCTAAGTGATGGGGAGGACTTCGAGGTGTATGATAAGAAACTTAAGAAGGTTATAAAGATAGATCCTACCCCTGAACATCTGATAACCGCTGCAGAGAACTTCAAGGAGTGCCTCTGTATGATACCAAAACTCTGTATGAGACCTAACGATGGAAACAAAGGTAGAAGTATGAAGGTATATCACTATGTAACATTGTACGAGAAGTACTTCGACTGTATGCCTCCAGATCTGGAGAAGTTCATAAGGACAGAGAGGGATATACCATTTATGTTGAAGGATAAGATAATGGGGTATCTGAAGGAGAAAGGTTGGGAACCAAGGAAAGAGATACCTCAGGAGCCTACTCTACTTTATTAA
- a CDS encoding carbon monoxide dehydrogenase beta subunit family protein yields the protein MLGRNIPYQPTAGTNLHHAEVVSTKIAVSMVKRSKKPLLVIGENGGEAVKYLEDLNIKKIYTPKEMNLLDIIKRVTREDYDLVIFIGITYYYLNQALSHLKNFSNTITLTLDGKYIPNARYSFPNMEYNEHIEAIKRFRMLLDNL from the coding sequence ATGTTGGGAAGGAATATTCCATATCAACCTACAGCAGGTACCAATCTACACCATGCAGAGGTTGTAAGTACAAAGATAGCAGTTAGTATGGTTAAGAGGAGTAAGAAACCTCTCTTGGTAATAGGGGAAAATGGGGGCGAGGCTGTTAAATACCTGGAGGATCTAAATATAAAGAAGATATACACACCTAAGGAGATGAACCTCTTAGATATTATAAAGAGGGTAACAAGGGAGGATTACGATCTAGTAATATTCATCGGTATAACCTACTACTACCTAAATCAGGCACTCTCTCATCTAAAAAACTTTTCAAATACGATAACCTTAACTCTCGATGGGAAGTATATACCAAATGCCCGCTACTCCTTTCCAAATATGGAGTATAATGAGCATATAGAGGCAATAAAACGTTTTAGGATGTTGTTAGATAACCTCTAA
- a CDS encoding 4Fe-4S dicluster domain-containing protein produces the protein MNPKIVVIDPTKCSKCNDCVVKCEEVHGVARIKKAEGVPIFCMQCENAPCMNICPVDAIYLKDNIPVVDRNRCIGCSMCEIACPIGAIFTKDKVAHKCTLCLDVERITPACVEACGDRALKLICDECLEAIKEPKRKKLIKVLSEGIKEILH, from the coding sequence ATGAATCCTAAGATAGTTGTAATAGATCCTACAAAGTGTTCAAAGTGCAACGACTGTGTAGTTAAATGTGAAGAGGTACATGGGGTGGCAAGGATAAAGAAGGCGGAGGGAGTGCCTATCTTCTGTATGCAGTGTGAAAATGCTCCCTGTATGAATATCTGCCCTGTAGATGCAATATATCTTAAAGATAATATACCAGTTGTAGATAGGAACAGATGCATAGGATGTAGTATGTGTGAGATAGCCTGCCCAATTGGAGCCATATTCACAAAGGACAAGGTTGCCCATAAATGTACCCTCTGTCTAGATGTGGAGAGGATAACTCCTGCCTGTGTGGAGGCCTGTGGAGATAGGGCTCTAAAGTTAATATGTGATGAGTGTCTAGAGGCTATAAAGGAACCTAAGAGGAAAAAACTGATAAAGGTACTCTCAGAGGGGATAAAGGAGATACTTCATTAA
- a CDS encoding dihydroorotate dehydrogenase: MLKIEMCGICFKNPVFLAAGVMGETGSALKRMAKNGAGAVCTKSVGLEKRSGHRNPTIVEVEGGFLNAMGLPNPGVKEYIKELEGIRDYLKRIDVKIIGSIYGKDPKEFSQVAEIMEPYVDLLELNISCPHAGGGYGAQIGQDPDLSYKVVSSVKDSVDIPVMVKLTPNVSDIKEIAIAVVDGGADAITAINTLGPGMVIDIKTGRPVLGNKFGGMSGKSIKPIAIRCVYEIYTVVDVPIVGVGGITTGYDVVEFMMAGATAVQVGTGVYYRGYDIFYKICRELEEYLIENNLKIKDIVGKAHEF; encoded by the coding sequence ATGTTAAAGATCGAGATGTGTGGCATATGTTTTAAAAACCCTGTATTCCTGGCGGCGGGGGTTATGGGGGAAACTGGATCTGCTTTGAAGAGGATGGCGAAGAATGGGGCGGGGGCTGTATGTACAAAATCTGTTGGGCTGGAAAAGAGGTCTGGCCATAGAAATCCAACTATAGTGGAGGTTGAGGGGGGATTTCTAAATGCAATGGGACTACCAAACCCTGGAGTTAAAGAGTATATTAAGGAGTTGGAGGGTATAAGGGATTATTTAAAGAGGATAGACGTAAAAATTATAGGCTCTATATACGGGAAGGATCCTAAGGAGTTCTCGCAGGTGGCAGAGATTATGGAGCCCTACGTAGATCTTTTAGAGTTGAATATCTCCTGTCCTCACGCTGGAGGGGGTTACGGTGCTCAGATAGGCCAGGATCCAGATCTATCCTATAAGGTGGTTTCAAGTGTTAAAGATAGTGTAGATATACCTGTGATGGTAAAACTTACTCCCAATGTAAGTGATATAAAGGAGATTGCAATAGCGGTGGTTGATGGGGGTGCAGATGCCATTACTGCAATAAACACCTTAGGTCCAGGGATGGTTATAGATATAAAGACTGGTAGGCCTGTACTTGGCAACAAATTTGGAGGTATGTCTGGGAAATCTATAAAACCTATAGCGATAAGGTGCGTTTATGAGATATACACCGTTGTAGATGTGCCTATAGTTGGGGTGGGAGGTATTACAACAGGATACGATGTTGTTGAATTTATGATGGCAGGTGCCACCGCTGTACAGGTAGGTACTGGGGTGTATTACAGAGGTTACGATATATTCTACAAGATATGTAGGGAGTTGGAGGAGTATCTAATTGAGAACAACTTGAAGATAAAGGATATAGTGGGGAAGGCCCATGAGTTCTGA
- the cofG gene encoding 7,8-didemethyl-8-hydroxy-5-deazariboflavin synthase subunit CofG, translated as MSSEVFKHFEDYVGFLECRDPTTVINTLKLVIEREKGKKYITYSKNVFIPLCNWCRNFCGYCTFRSENYKLMREREVKEVLLKGDRYGCKEALFTFGERVDEHPKIREELKRMGYESILEYLYHLEDWCLNNTNLLPHTNCGLLEYEELKMLKEVNASMGIMLENSSERLINTIAHKNSPGKDPKKRLEMIENAGKLKIPFTTGILVGIGENSEEIVRSLMDIRELSERYGHIQEVIIQNFRSKRGIPMENFKEPSPFKMLKVILVAKMILPPEVSIQVPPNLNRETGQLFLLAGVDDWGGVSPITKDYVNPEAPWPEIETLRKYTEEVGYKLRERLPVYDRYISREWLSERVLDKIYSFYRDE; from the coding sequence ATGAGTTCTGAGGTATTTAAACACTTTGAGGACTATGTAGGTTTTTTAGAGTGCAGGGATCCTACAACTGTTATCAACACTTTAAAGTTAGTTATTGAAAGGGAGAAGGGAAAGAAGTATATTACCTACTCCAAGAACGTATTTATTCCATTGTGCAACTGGTGTAGGAACTTCTGTGGGTACTGTACCTTCAGGAGTGAGAATTATAAACTTATGAGGGAGAGGGAGGTTAAGGAGGTACTTCTAAAGGGAGATAGATACGGATGTAAAGAGGCACTATTTACCTTTGGGGAGAGGGTGGATGAGCATCCTAAGATAAGGGAGGAGTTAAAGAGGATGGGTTACGAGAGTATCTTAGAGTACCTCTATCATCTGGAGGATTGGTGCCTCAACAACACCAACTTACTACCTCATACAAACTGTGGCCTCTTGGAGTACGAGGAGTTGAAGATGTTGAAGGAGGTTAATGCCTCCATGGGTATTATGCTGGAGAACTCCAGTGAGAGGTTGATAAATACCATAGCCCACAAAAACAGTCCAGGTAAAGATCCTAAGAAACGTTTAGAGATGATAGAGAACGCAGGTAAGTTGAAGATACCCTTTACAACAGGTATCTTAGTGGGTATTGGGGAGAACAGTGAGGAGATAGTCAGATCCCTTATGGATATTAGGGAGTTATCAGAGAGGTATGGACATATCCAGGAGGTTATAATCCAGAACTTCAGATCTAAGAGAGGTATCCCTATGGAGAACTTCAAAGAACCTTCACCTTTCAAGATGTTGAAGGTGATATTAGTAGCCAAGATGATACTACCTCCAGAGGTATCTATCCAGGTGCCACCTAATCTGAACAGGGAGACTGGGCAGTTGTTCCTACTTGCAGGTGTCGATGACTGGGGAGGGGTGTCTCCAATTACAAAGGACTATGTAAATCCAGAGGCACCATGGCCTGAGATTGAAACCTTAAGGAAGTATACAGAGGAGGTAGGTTATAAATTGAGGGAGAGGTTGCCAGTGTACGATAGGTATATAAGTAGGGAGTGGTTAAGTGAGAGGGTTTTGGATAAGATCTACAGTTTTTATAGGGATGAATAA
- a CDS encoding Rpp14/Pop5 family protein: MTTSLKTLPPTLREKKRYISFKIIYPEELSNNEVVQIVRSAIINYYGIWGCSKSNPWLISYNHPKGLLRVQRDEVDFVKSALITFNEYKDKPINIIVLGVSGSIKKSREKFLKEPHIEYYKVIRMKKREKKNKG, from the coding sequence ATGACAACATCACTTAAAACCTTACCTCCAACTTTAAGGGAAAAGAAGAGATACATATCTTTTAAGATCATATATCCAGAGGAGTTATCCAACAACGAAGTAGTTCAAATAGTTAGATCTGCGATTATCAACTACTACGGTATATGGGGGTGCTCAAAGAGTAATCCCTGGTTAATAAGTTATAACCATCCAAAGGGACTTCTGAGGGTGCAGAGGGATGAGGTGGATTTTGTAAAATCTGCATTGATAACGTTTAACGAGTATAAGGATAAACCTATAAATATAATAGTGTTGGGGGTTTCTGGTTCCATTAAAAAATCCAGGGAGAAATTCTTAAAGGAGCCTCATATAGAGTACTATAAGGTTATAAGGATGAAGAAGAGGGAAAAGAAAAATAAGGGATAA
- a CDS encoding flavodoxin family protein: MRIFGVSGSPRPQGTHYLVNYALEYLKEKGCEVRYFSVFRKDIKFCIHCDYCVRKREGCIHKDDLGEFYENLIWADGVIIGTPVYQGTITGQLKTLMDRCRAIVARDPKILKNKVGMGIAVGGDRNGGQEIALRTIHDFYMINEMIPVGGGSFGANLGSTFWSKDKGKEGVVEDEEGLRSLRKTLKRFLDTLKSTR, from the coding sequence ATAAGGATCTTCGGTGTAAGTGGTAGTCCAAGACCACAGGGTACCCACTACTTAGTCAATTACGCCTTGGAGTATCTAAAGGAGAAAGGTTGTGAGGTAAGGTACTTCTCAGTTTTCAGAAAGGATATAAAATTCTGTATCCACTGTGATTACTGTGTAAGAAAGAGGGAGGGATGTATCCACAAAGATGACTTAGGGGAGTTCTACGAGAACCTCATATGGGCAGATGGGGTAATAATAGGCACTCCTGTATATCAAGGTACTATAACAGGACAGTTGAAAACACTGATGGATAGGTGTAGGGCTATAGTTGCAAGGGATCCCAAGATCTTGAAGAACAAGGTAGGTATGGGTATCGCTGTAGGGGGAGATAGAAATGGGGGGCAGGAGATTGCACTAAGAACCATCCACGACTTCTACATGATAAACGAGATGATACCTGTAGGAGGGGGATCCTTTGGAGCCAACTTAGGTTCCACATTCTGGTCAAAAGATAAGGGGAAGGAAGGAGTTGTAGAGGATGAGGAAGGGTTAAGATCTCTAAGGAAAACCTTAAAGAGATTCTTAGACACTTTGAAGAGTACTAGATAA